A part of Myxococcus landrumus genomic DNA contains:
- a CDS encoding c-type cytochrome has protein sequence MKTAHWKALPWMVLLALTSACGDDAKPATAVEYGKLLFHDARLSESQFNSFSCSTCHATTPTPQGGRMDSGYTLYNVVGRKTWWGGYETNLLDAVNFCYVSFMRGVQKLPADSPQSRALYEYLASISPEAESSALPYTVVKDVRDVPRGSAERGRTVYQAACQECHGETHTGKGRLTELASILPEVTRDYDTTFPGVPHSLVIIEKVRHGQFFGIGGNMPAYSMEALSNEDLGALLTYLGL, from the coding sequence ATGAAGACAGCCCACTGGAAGGCCCTGCCGTGGATGGTGCTGCTGGCGCTGACGTCCGCCTGCGGTGACGACGCGAAGCCCGCGACGGCGGTGGAGTACGGCAAGCTGCTGTTCCACGACGCGCGGCTGTCGGAGAGCCAGTTCAACAGCTTCTCCTGTTCGACGTGCCACGCGACCACGCCCACGCCGCAGGGCGGACGGATGGACTCCGGCTACACGCTGTACAACGTGGTGGGCCGGAAGACCTGGTGGGGCGGCTATGAGACGAACCTGCTGGACGCGGTGAACTTCTGCTACGTCAGCTTCATGCGCGGCGTGCAGAAGCTGCCCGCGGACTCTCCGCAGAGCCGCGCGCTGTACGAGTACCTCGCGAGCATCAGCCCGGAGGCGGAGTCCTCCGCCCTGCCCTACACGGTGGTGAAGGACGTGCGCGACGTGCCTCGCGGGAGCGCGGAGCGTGGACGCACCGTGTATCAAGCCGCCTGTCAGGAGTGTCACGGCGAGACTCACACCGGGAAGGGTCGGCTGACGGAGCTGGCCTCCATTCTTCCGGAGGTGACGCGCGACTACGACACGACCTTCCCGGGAGTCCCGCATTCCCTGGTCATCATCGAGAAGGTGCGGCACGGGCAGTTCTTCGGCATCGGCGGCAACATGCCCGCGTACAGCATGGAGGCACTGTCCAACGAGGACTTGGGGGCGCTGCTCACGTACCTCGGCCTGTAG
- a CDS encoding DUF2203 domain-containing protein, with amino-acid sequence MRYFNVDEANRLVPLLSRTFEHIRPWVERVQQLVETLGTPEGKALANHEALREERDALLEKVRLELREFHEMGLEIKGAQGLVDFRAHRGEEPVYLCWRLGEPAVSHWHGMYDGFSGRRPIDSPDEFAPTYLS; translated from the coding sequence ATGCGCTACTTCAACGTGGACGAGGCGAACCGGCTGGTGCCGCTCCTGAGCCGAACCTTCGAGCACATCCGCCCGTGGGTGGAGCGCGTGCAGCAGCTCGTGGAGACGCTGGGCACTCCCGAGGGCAAGGCCCTGGCGAACCACGAGGCGCTGCGCGAGGAGCGCGACGCGCTGCTGGAGAAGGTGCGCCTGGAGCTGCGTGAGTTCCACGAGATGGGGCTGGAAATCAAAGGGGCGCAGGGGCTGGTCGACTTCCGCGCGCACCGGGGAGAAGAGCCGGTGTACCTGTGCTGGCGGCTGGGCGAGCCCGCCGTGTCGCACTGGCATGGGATGTATGACGGCTTCTCGGGACGCCGCCCCATCGACAGCCCGGATGAGTTCGCACCCACGTATCTGAGCTGA
- a CDS encoding NmrA/HSCARG family protein — protein MPRAHFLSVLVAGATGLQGGSVARHLRQRGHRVVGYVRSADSPAAQELEALGVELAVGDFDDLPTLTRAAEGVDAFYAVATPFEAGVEAEIRHGMNQVDAARMAEVKHFVYSSVAGADRLTGIPHFDSKHRVELHVRRSGLPFTILGPTFFMENFNSPMFEEGLKAGVLALGLPPTRGLQMVAIDDLGALATRVLEDAERHMDRRIDVASDEVTGQQAAGLLSMVSGHRIHFEQIPLDYIRERSEDLATMYEWLDRVGYHANVVTLRRDYPDVRWSTFEDWARRQDWSGLTSPAWPHAAAEPTPPPAGQ, from the coding sequence ATGCCCAGGGCCCACTTCCTTTCCGTGCTCGTCGCCGGAGCCACCGGCCTGCAAGGCGGCTCCGTGGCGCGCCACCTCCGGCAACGAGGCCACCGCGTCGTCGGCTACGTCCGCAGCGCGGACTCCCCCGCCGCCCAGGAACTCGAAGCCCTGGGCGTCGAGCTGGCCGTCGGTGACTTCGACGACCTTCCCACCCTCACCCGCGCCGCGGAGGGTGTGGATGCCTTCTACGCCGTCGCCACCCCCTTCGAAGCCGGCGTCGAAGCCGAAATCCGCCACGGCATGAACCAGGTGGACGCCGCCCGCATGGCCGAGGTGAAGCACTTCGTCTACTCGTCCGTCGCCGGAGCGGACCGGCTCACGGGCATCCCCCACTTCGACAGCAAGCACCGCGTCGAGCTCCACGTGCGCCGCAGCGGCCTGCCCTTCACCATCCTCGGCCCCACCTTCTTCATGGAGAACTTCAACAGCCCCATGTTCGAGGAGGGACTCAAGGCCGGGGTCCTCGCCCTGGGCCTGCCTCCCACCCGGGGTCTCCAGATGGTGGCCATCGACGACCTGGGCGCGCTCGCCACCCGCGTCCTCGAGGACGCCGAGCGCCACATGGACCGCCGCATCGATGTCGCCTCCGACGAGGTGACGGGCCAGCAGGCCGCCGGCCTGCTCTCCATGGTGAGCGGCCACCGCATCCACTTCGAACAAATCCCCCTCGACTACATCCGCGAGCGCAGCGAGGACCTCGCCACCATGTACGAATGGCTGGACCGCGTGGGCTACCACGCGAACGTCGTGACGCTGCGCCGCGACTACCCCGACGTGCGCTGGAGCACCTTCGAGGACTGGGCGCGGCGACAGGACTGGAGCGGACTCACCTCGCCCGCCTGGCCTCACGCCGCCGCGGAGCCCACGCCTCCACCTGCCGGACAATGA
- a CDS encoding YncE family protein yields the protein MRLSRVWLPALGLLLASCGEDASPFDGVKPPDGLQYTHPEPWAAGTGIPPPGPGGRVIITNSMDDTVSLLELDGATKPGWKELARVPVGLNPVELEGPHHTAVSPDGTAYYVGISNYVPGGGSGPHGAHGTGADDGYCLKMDARTHRMVGSVRVDPNPGDVIVSKDGNTLYQTHFDTLKITEVARRGGTQEEMFARMAVIDAKTMTRKSMVTVCPAPHAVRLSPDERTAYVACWSDEVAIVDLTTPTEKPKLVKVSASAGTAVTPRHQPYALTMSPTTGDVWVSSMASRELQLLEAKTRAMNPARAIRLPGAPMFGDFSADGKTLYVPVQGVETLNVIDVDTGAIRRELDLAPAGCLNVHQAHLTPDGSHALVVCEGNRLSPGTLHSVDLAQGTVVNTVRVGIFPDSVSILGGPR from the coding sequence ATGAGGCTCTCCCGCGTCTGGCTTCCCGCGCTGGGGTTGCTGCTCGCGTCCTGCGGCGAGGACGCGAGTCCCTTCGACGGAGTGAAGCCTCCGGACGGACTTCAGTACACGCATCCAGAGCCCTGGGCGGCGGGCACCGGGATTCCGCCTCCTGGCCCCGGGGGCCGCGTCATCATCACCAACAGCATGGATGACACCGTCAGCCTGCTGGAGCTGGACGGCGCGACGAAGCCCGGCTGGAAGGAGCTGGCGCGGGTGCCGGTGGGCCTCAACCCCGTGGAGCTGGAAGGCCCCCACCACACCGCCGTGTCACCGGATGGCACTGCCTACTACGTCGGCATCTCCAACTACGTGCCCGGCGGCGGCTCCGGTCCTCACGGCGCGCACGGCACGGGCGCCGATGACGGCTACTGCCTCAAGATGGATGCACGCACCCACCGCATGGTGGGCTCGGTGCGCGTGGACCCCAACCCGGGCGACGTCATCGTCAGCAAGGACGGCAACACGCTGTACCAGACGCACTTCGACACACTGAAAATCACCGAGGTCGCTCGCCGCGGTGGTACCCAGGAGGAGATGTTCGCGCGGATGGCGGTCATCGACGCGAAGACGATGACTCGCAAGTCCATGGTGACGGTGTGTCCCGCGCCGCACGCCGTGCGCCTGTCTCCGGACGAGCGCACCGCCTACGTCGCGTGCTGGTCCGACGAGGTCGCCATCGTCGACCTCACCACGCCCACGGAGAAGCCCAAGCTCGTCAAGGTCTCCGCCAGCGCGGGCACCGCCGTGACGCCCCGGCATCAGCCCTACGCGCTGACGATGTCTCCCACCACGGGCGACGTCTGGGTCAGCTCGATGGCCAGCCGCGAGCTTCAGCTTCTCGAGGCGAAGACTCGCGCGATGAATCCCGCGCGTGCGATTCGCCTCCCGGGCGCGCCCATGTTTGGCGACTTCAGCGCGGACGGGAAGACGCTGTACGTGCCCGTGCAGGGCGTGGAGACCCTGAACGTCATCGACGTGGACACCGGAGCCATCCGCCGCGAGCTGGACCTGGCGCCCGCGGGCTGCCTCAACGTGCACCAGGCACACCTGACGCCGGACGGCAGCCACGCGCTCGTCGTCTGCGAGGGAAACCGGCTGAGTCCGGGCACGCTGCACTCGGTGGACCTGGCCCAGGGCACGGTGGTGAATACCGTGCGCGTGGGCATCTTCCCCGACTCGGTGAGCATCCTCGGAGGCCCGCGATGA
- a CDS encoding DUF1444 family protein → MGFWKKLFGGGKEDAGSKEVVSPREYLLREVEAALAEDPSVEEVRRLQDDYGLHFTKDGESVQTFLENLFTETRELSPEQRAHVIRRFLGAFAKTRDRQSTWEEVQSQLLPVVRSAAFGVMAPPADAPTRTLVARHTLPFLRELLVVDQPDASMYVQYEHLNEWGISEEEAFVTAFANLARIQDVGVDLQEERPSPIWSVDSEDSYETSRLLLPGFLASFSGRVSGRPIAVIPTRSTLVIAGDQDAATVSRLCELGEREFEASARSISPALYTVDDSGRVVPYRRAGQDALALRIRRAHVRLAMGEYTAQKEFLEEQHEAQGVDLFVASYGALSREKDESPLSWCSWSEDVDALLPETDVVVLALGEEELLSVPFPVVQRLAPGCLTRVPELWPVRYRTTAWPQPKVLEQLRAAAVDIGTYDVP, encoded by the coding sequence ATGGGGTTCTGGAAGAAGCTCTTTGGTGGCGGGAAGGAAGACGCGGGCTCGAAGGAAGTGGTGAGCCCGCGTGAGTATCTGCTTCGCGAGGTGGAGGCCGCGCTGGCCGAAGACCCCTCGGTCGAGGAAGTGCGGCGCCTGCAGGACGACTACGGCCTGCACTTCACGAAGGACGGCGAGTCCGTCCAGACGTTCCTCGAGAACCTCTTCACGGAGACCCGCGAGCTGTCTCCCGAACAGCGCGCGCACGTCATCCGACGCTTCCTCGGGGCCTTCGCGAAGACGCGGGACAGGCAGTCCACCTGGGAGGAAGTCCAATCCCAGTTGTTGCCCGTGGTGCGCTCGGCCGCGTTCGGTGTGATGGCGCCTCCGGCGGACGCTCCGACGCGCACGTTGGTGGCGCGCCACACCCTCCCCTTCCTGCGTGAGCTGCTGGTGGTGGACCAGCCCGACGCATCCATGTACGTGCAATACGAGCACCTCAACGAGTGGGGCATCTCCGAGGAGGAGGCCTTCGTCACCGCCTTCGCCAACCTCGCGCGAATCCAGGACGTGGGCGTGGACCTCCAGGAGGAGCGGCCCAGCCCCATCTGGTCGGTGGACTCGGAGGACTCGTATGAGACCTCGCGGCTGTTGCTCCCGGGCTTCCTCGCGTCCTTCTCCGGGCGCGTGTCGGGACGCCCCATCGCCGTCATCCCCACGCGCTCCACGCTGGTCATCGCCGGAGACCAGGACGCCGCCACGGTGAGCCGGCTGTGCGAGCTGGGTGAGCGTGAGTTCGAGGCCAGCGCGCGCAGCATCTCTCCGGCCCTCTACACCGTGGACGACTCGGGCCGAGTGGTGCCGTACCGCAGGGCCGGACAGGACGCGCTCGCGCTGCGCATCCGCCGCGCGCACGTGCGCCTGGCCATGGGCGAGTACACCGCCCAGAAGGAGTTCCTGGAGGAGCAGCATGAGGCGCAGGGCGTGGACCTGTTCGTCGCCAGCTACGGCGCGTTGAGTCGCGAGAAGGACGAGTCGCCGCTCTCCTGGTGCAGTTGGAGCGAGGACGTGGACGCGCTCCTGCCGGAGACGGACGTGGTCGTCCTGGCCCTGGGCGAGGAAGAGCTTCTCAGCGTGCCCTTCCCCGTCGTGCAGCGACTGGCCCCGGGCTGCCTCACGCGTGTGCCGGAGCTGTGGCCGGTGCGCTATCGCACCACGGCATGGCCCCAGCCGAAGGTGCTCGAGCAGCTCCGCGCGGCGGCCGTGGACATCGGGACCTACGACGTCCCCTGA
- a CDS encoding endonuclease V — protein sequence MLACVDVDYRPDVTVAACVVFRDWTDAVEAAHHVERGPPAESYEPGQFYRRELPHLLRVLARVPETLEAIIVDGYVWLGQDRPGLGAHLYEALGRAVPVIGVAKTAFHSSNLALPVLRGQSQRPLFVTAVGLSTTVAAEHLQHMHGDARRPTLLGRVDRLCREA from the coding sequence ATGCTCGCCTGCGTGGACGTGGACTACCGCCCGGATGTCACCGTGGCCGCGTGTGTCGTGTTCCGCGACTGGACGGACGCCGTCGAGGCCGCGCACCACGTGGAGCGCGGGCCTCCCGCCGAGTCCTATGAGCCAGGGCAGTTCTACCGGCGCGAGCTGCCACACCTGCTCCGGGTGCTCGCGCGAGTGCCCGAGACGCTGGAGGCCATCATCGTGGATGGCTATGTATGGCTGGGTCAGGACAGGCCCGGCCTGGGCGCGCATCTGTACGAAGCGCTGGGCCGCGCGGTGCCCGTCATCGGCGTGGCGAAGACGGCCTTCCACTCCAGCAACCTCGCGCTCCCCGTGCTCAGAGGCCAGAGCCAGCGCCCCCTCTTCGTCACCGCCGTGGGCCTGAGCACCACCGTCGCCGCGGAGCACCTCCAGCACATGCACGGCGATGCGCGCAGGCCCACGCTGCTGGGCCGCGTGGACCGGCTGTGCCGCGAGGCGTGA
- a CDS encoding beta-propeller domain-containing protein — protein sequence MRPPRLHRRHLLSGLLLALVISACPPERRPLTRAEVEAITFTRLERFGTEQAFDFHLELLARIRDSLWEGGGPVLGCGGSSGDGEALAPAPPPQDPSITHNQESGVDEGDIVKAVGDWFVVLRRGRLFTVRQVEGALQPVAQVAAYPRGLYSSTWYDEMLVHGRRVIVVGYSYSLRSTEIALFRLDDAGGLTHEGTHFIGSSDYYSARGYASRLVNGTLVFYMPITLSGLRGQQPELPRVRTWLSGTGFSEWNPVLSRMDIYKPLQTTLWPMLHTVVRCDLNARDFSCTASALMGPRSNTFYVSRDAVYAWVSPGFESWTVEGEKYDPERVRDSVVYRLPLDGGEPTALRTRGSPTDAFSLRENEDGHLDALLVSEGMGSARWGRELSEVDGPMALMRAPLSDFSQELAPFRPEHFTVLPGPTQGLRQNRFVGNHVLWGSGEAKDSWSTTPGEQAVWVTDLRWPREVHRLSLGHTVLRLEPLGPQGALVVGDDPAGLHLTSLALGDGGPERRGYFRHQGSTQGETRSHGFFFKPAGADGGGVLGLPLRLQGGQWSHLRYGSAEVSFMRVDPDLKLSNLGTLKASETSPYDDSCSTSCVDWYGNARPIFYRDRVFALMGYELLEARVTGSAVEESFRVSYLQPAR from the coding sequence ATGCGTCCCCCACGCCTCCACCGTCGCCACCTCCTCTCGGGCCTGCTGCTCGCCCTCGTCATCTCCGCGTGCCCCCCCGAGCGCCGGCCGCTCACGCGCGCGGAGGTGGAGGCCATCACCTTCACGCGGTTGGAGCGCTTCGGCACGGAGCAGGCGTTCGACTTCCACCTGGAATTGCTGGCGAGGATTCGTGACAGCCTCTGGGAGGGCGGAGGCCCCGTCCTGGGTTGCGGTGGCTCGAGTGGAGATGGCGAGGCGCTCGCACCGGCACCGCCCCCACAGGACCCGTCCATCACCCACAACCAGGAGTCCGGCGTCGACGAGGGTGACATCGTCAAGGCGGTGGGGGACTGGTTCGTCGTCCTGCGCCGAGGGCGGCTCTTCACCGTGCGACAGGTGGAAGGCGCGTTGCAGCCGGTGGCCCAGGTGGCCGCCTATCCCCGCGGGCTCTACAGCAGCACCTGGTACGACGAGATGCTGGTGCATGGCCGCCGCGTCATCGTCGTGGGCTACAGCTACTCCCTGCGGTCCACGGAGATTGCCCTCTTCCGACTCGACGACGCGGGCGGGCTGACCCACGAGGGCACGCACTTCATCGGCTCCAGCGACTACTACTCGGCCCGTGGCTACGCGAGCCGGCTGGTGAATGGCACCCTGGTCTTCTACATGCCCATCACCCTCTCGGGCCTGCGGGGACAGCAGCCGGAGCTGCCCAGGGTGCGCACGTGGCTGAGCGGCACCGGGTTCTCCGAGTGGAACCCCGTCCTCTCGCGGATGGACATCTACAAACCCTTGCAGACCACCTTGTGGCCCATGCTGCACACGGTGGTGCGGTGCGACCTGAACGCGCGCGACTTCTCGTGCACGGCGAGCGCGCTGATGGGGCCTCGCTCGAACACCTTCTACGTGTCGCGAGACGCGGTGTACGCCTGGGTCTCTCCGGGCTTCGAGTCGTGGACCGTCGAGGGTGAGAAGTACGACCCGGAGCGGGTCCGGGACTCGGTGGTGTACCGGCTGCCGCTGGATGGCGGCGAGCCCACGGCCCTGCGCACGCGCGGCAGCCCCACGGATGCGTTCTCCCTCCGGGAGAATGAGGACGGGCACCTGGATGCGCTGCTCGTGTCCGAGGGCATGGGCAGCGCGAGATGGGGCCGGGAGCTGTCCGAGGTCGACGGGCCCATGGCGCTGATGCGCGCGCCGCTCTCCGACTTCTCACAGGAGCTGGCGCCGTTCCGACCGGAGCACTTCACCGTGCTGCCGGGCCCCACGCAGGGCCTCCGGCAGAATCGCTTCGTGGGCAACCACGTGCTGTGGGGCTCGGGCGAGGCGAAGGACTCGTGGAGCACGACTCCGGGCGAGCAGGCGGTCTGGGTGACGGACCTGCGCTGGCCTCGGGAGGTTCACCGGCTCTCACTGGGGCACACGGTGCTCCGGCTGGAGCCGCTGGGTCCCCAGGGCGCGCTGGTGGTGGGTGACGACCCAGCGGGCCTGCACCTCACCTCGCTGGCGCTGGGGGACGGCGGGCCCGAGCGGCGCGGCTACTTCCGGCACCAGGGCTCGACGCAAGGCGAGACTCGCAGCCATGGCTTCTTCTTCAAGCCGGCGGGTGCGGACGGAGGCGGCGTGCTGGGACTTCCGCTGCGGCTCCAGGGGGGACAGTGGAGTCACCTGCGCTACGGCTCGGCGGAGGTGTCCTTCATGCGCGTGGACCCGGACCTGAAGTTGTCGAACCTGGGGACGCTGAAGGCCTCGGAGACCTCGCCGTATGACGACTCGTGCAGCACGTCGTGCGTGGACTGGTATGGCAACGCGCGCCCCATCTTCTATCGCGACCGCGTGTTCGCGCTGATGGGCTACGAGCTGCTGGAGGCGCGTGTCACCGGGAGCGCGGTGGAGGAGTCCTTCCGCGTGTCCTATCTGCAACCGGCCCGCTGA